From Medicago truncatula cultivar Jemalong A17 chromosome 7, MtrunA17r5.0-ANR, whole genome shotgun sequence, a single genomic window includes:
- the LOC11431333 gene encoding peptidyl-prolyl cis-trans isomerase CYP19-3 produces the protein MSNPKVFFDILIGRMKAGKIVMELFADATPKTAENFRALCTGERGIGQCGKPLHYKGSGFHRIIPEFMCQGGDFTKGNGTGGESIYGSKFADENFKLKHTGPGILSMANSGPNTNGSQFFICTSKTQWLDGKHVVFGKVVEGYDVVQAMEKVGSQNGRTSEHVVIEDCGQIS, from the coding sequence ATGTCAAATCCAAAGGTTTTCTTTGATATTCTAATTGGAAGAATGAAAGCTGGAAAGATAGTAATGGAGCTGTTTGCTGATGCTACCCCAAAAACAGCTGAAAATTTTAGGGCACTCTGCACAGGAGAAAGGGGAATTGGGCAATGCGGTAAACCTTTACACTATAAAGGTTCTGGTTTTCATCGTATTATTCCAGAGTTTATGTGTCAAGGAGGAGATTTTACTAAAGGGAATGGTACTGGAGGAGAGTCTATTTATGGGTCTAAATTCGCAGACGAGAATTTCAAGCTGAAACATACTGGACCTGGTATTCTTTCCATGGCAAATTCTGGACCCAATACTAATGGTTctcaatttttcatttgtaCTTCAAAGACTCAATGGCTTGATGGAAAGCATGTTGTATTTGGCAAAGTGGTCGAAGGATACGATGTAGTTCAGGCCATGGAGAAGGTTGGTTCACAAAATGGTAGGACATCAGAGCATGTTGTCATTGAAGATTGTGGACAAATTAGTTGA
- the LOC11437013 gene encoding AT-hook motif nuclear-localized protein 14 isoform X2 → MDSNDNQLSSFFHHHNQQQQQQQQQQHHQQNSTTVTTATASPTNGLLPNTDGSHILYPHSVASSAVSSQLEPAKRKRGRPRKYGTPEQALAAKKASTSSFSPTPPTLDTTTNNKNTHSFSPSSSSFTTKKSHSLSLGNAGQGFSAHVIAVAAGEDVGQKIMQFMQQHRGEICIMSASGSISNASLRQPASSGGNIMYEGRFDIISLTGSYVRNETGGRSGGLSVCLSNSDGQIIGGGVGGPLKAAGPVQVIVGTFFIDNKKDTSAGGKGDPSAGKLPSPVGEPASSLGFRQTVDSSSGNPIRGNDEHQAMGGSHYMIQQLGLHVTPPRTTEWGTHPDSRHAGYDLSGRTGHGSHQSPENGGYDQIPD, encoded by the exons ATGGACTCCAATGACAACCAATTAAGCTCTTTCTTCCACCaccacaaccaacaacaacaacaacaacaacaacaacagcaccACCAACAAAACTCCACCACCGTAACCACCGCCACCGCATCTCCGACGAACGGTCTTTTACCAAACACAGATGGGTCCCACATACTTTACCCTCattcagttgcttcttctgCTGTTTCTTCTCAGCTCGAACCAGCTAAGAGGAAGAGAGGTAGACCTAGAAAATATGGTACTCCTGAACAAGCCCTAGCTGCTAAAAAAGCTTCTACGTCGTCGTTTTCTCCTACTCCACCCACTCTTgacaccaccaccaacaacaagaATACCCACTCTttctctccttcttcttcttctttcaccaCTAAGAaatctcattctctctctctag GCAATGCAGGACAAGGTTTCAGTGCACATGTCATTGCTGTTGCTGCTGGTGAG GATGTTGGGCAGAAAATTATGCAATTTATGCAACAACATAGGGGTGAGATATGCATTATGTCTGCATCTGGTTCCATCTCTAATGCCTCTCTCCGTCAACCAGCATCTTCAGGAGGCAACATTATGTATGAG GGTCGGTTTGATATTATTTCGCTTACTGGTTCCTATGTCCGTAATGAAACCGGAGGGCGAAGTGGTGGTCTTAGTGTGTGCTTGTCTAATTCTGATGGACAAATCATAGGTGGTGGTGTTGGTGGGCCCCTTAAAGCTGCTGGTCCAGTTCAG GTCATTGTTGGTACATTTTTTATCGACAACAAGAAGGATACTAGTGCTGGTGGAAAAGGTGATCCCTCTGCTGGTAAGTTGCCATCACCAGTTGGCGAGCCAGCATCAAGTTTAGGTTTCCGCCAAACAGTCGACTCTTCCAGCGGGAATCCAATCCGAGGAAATGATGAACATCAAGCTATGGGTGGAAGCCATTACATGATTCAACAGCTTGGTTTGCATGTGACACCTCCCAGGACTACAGAATGGGGGACTCATCCAGATTCAAGACATGCTGGTTATGACCTGTCAG GAAGAACAGGTCATGGGTCTCACCAGTCTCCTGAGAATGGAGGCTATGACCAAATTCctgattga
- the LOC11437013 gene encoding AT-hook motif nuclear-localized protein 14 isoform X1: MDSNDNQLSSFFHHHNQQQQQQQQQQHHQQNSTTVTTATASPTNGLLPNTDGSHILYPHSVASSAVSSQLEPAKRKRGRPRKYGTPEQALAAKKASTSSFSPTPPTLDTTTNNKNTHSFSPSSSSFTTKKSHSLSLGNAGQGFSAHVIAVAAGEDVGQKIMQFMQQHRGEICIMSASGSISNASLRQPASSGGNIMYEGRFDIISLTGSYVRNETGGRSGGLSVCLSNSDGQIIGGGVGGPLKAAGPVQVIVGTFFIDNKKDTSAGGKGDPSAGKLPSPVGEPASSLGFRQTVDSSSGNPIRGNDEHQAMGGSHYMIQQLGLHVTPPRTTEWGTHPDSRHAGYDLSVLNIAGRTGHGSHQSPENGGYDQIPD; the protein is encoded by the exons ATGGACTCCAATGACAACCAATTAAGCTCTTTCTTCCACCaccacaaccaacaacaacaacaacaacaacaacaacagcaccACCAACAAAACTCCACCACCGTAACCACCGCCACCGCATCTCCGACGAACGGTCTTTTACCAAACACAGATGGGTCCCACATACTTTACCCTCattcagttgcttcttctgCTGTTTCTTCTCAGCTCGAACCAGCTAAGAGGAAGAGAGGTAGACCTAGAAAATATGGTACTCCTGAACAAGCCCTAGCTGCTAAAAAAGCTTCTACGTCGTCGTTTTCTCCTACTCCACCCACTCTTgacaccaccaccaacaacaagaATACCCACTCTttctctccttcttcttcttctttcaccaCTAAGAaatctcattctctctctctag GCAATGCAGGACAAGGTTTCAGTGCACATGTCATTGCTGTTGCTGCTGGTGAG GATGTTGGGCAGAAAATTATGCAATTTATGCAACAACATAGGGGTGAGATATGCATTATGTCTGCATCTGGTTCCATCTCTAATGCCTCTCTCCGTCAACCAGCATCTTCAGGAGGCAACATTATGTATGAG GGTCGGTTTGATATTATTTCGCTTACTGGTTCCTATGTCCGTAATGAAACCGGAGGGCGAAGTGGTGGTCTTAGTGTGTGCTTGTCTAATTCTGATGGACAAATCATAGGTGGTGGTGTTGGTGGGCCCCTTAAAGCTGCTGGTCCAGTTCAG GTCATTGTTGGTACATTTTTTATCGACAACAAGAAGGATACTAGTGCTGGTGGAAAAGGTGATCCCTCTGCTGGTAAGTTGCCATCACCAGTTGGCGAGCCAGCATCAAGTTTAGGTTTCCGCCAAACAGTCGACTCTTCCAGCGGGAATCCAATCCGAGGAAATGATGAACATCAAGCTATGGGTGGAAGCCATTACATGATTCAACAGCTTGGTTTGCATGTGACACCTCCCAGGACTACAGAATGGGGGACTCATCCAGATTCAAGACATGCTGGTTATGACCTGTCAG TTCTCAATATTGCAGGAAGAACAGGTCATGGGTCTCACCAGTCTCCTGAGAATGGAGGCTATGACCAAATTCctgattga
- the LOC11434203 gene encoding c-Myc-binding protein homolog, with protein MMRYKEEKEAKKEAFRKYLESSGAVDALTKVLVSLYEQNDKPSSALEFIQQKLSCPSISEYEKLQAQFSDLQIRYNDLLAAHHSTCKELEEMKSSHALAMVSTKETTDHESPNKDDS; from the exons atgatgcGATACAAAGAG GAAAAAGAAGCGAAGAAGGAAGCATTTAGAAAATATCTTGAATCAAGTGGAGCTGTTGACGCTCTCACCAAAG TTCTTGTTTCTTTATATGAACAAAACGACAAACCTTCTTCTGCTCTTGA GTTCATTCAACAGAAATTAAGTTGTCCTTCAATCTCTGAATATGAAAAATTGCAAGCTCAATTTTCTGATCTACAAATCAGATATAATGACCTCCTCGCAGCACACCACAGCACCTGCAAAGAG TTGGAAGAAATGAAAAGCTCCCATGCCTTAGCAATGGTATCTACTAAGGAAACAACTGATCATGAATCACCAAAtaaagatgattcttga
- the LOC11433338 gene encoding single-stranded DNA-binding protein WHY2, mitochondrial, giving the protein MVPKMLKFSRMLHSSSRNHLLEVLYARDFSTATNNNYSAKGYTSDRIFAPYSVYKGKAAFSLSPCLPTFTKLDSGALVVDRHGSIMMSFMPAIGERKYDWEKRQIFALSATEVGSLIAIGPQDSCEFFHDPSMKSSNAGQVRKSLSIKPHSNGYFVSLSVVNSVLNTKDNFSVPVTTAEFAVMKTACSFALPHIMGWDRLTNQQSSGTVSFQPKMNSQILDLEWEK; this is encoded by the exons atggtTCCAAAAATGTTGAAGTTCTCTCGCATGCTTCATTCATCTTCCAG GAATCATCTATTGGAAGTTCTTTACGCTAGGGATTTCTCTACTGCCACAAATAACAACTATTCTGCTAAAG GGTATACTTCAGATCGTATCTTTGCTCCTTATTCTGTTTACAAGGGCAAAGCTGCGTTCTCACTCAGTCCTTGTCTTCCTACTTTTACTAAGTTGGAT TCTGGGGCTCTTGTGGTTGATCGTCACGGTTCCATAATGATGAGTTTCATGCCTGCTATTGGCGAGCGCAAATATGACTGGGAGAAGAGACAA atATTTGCCCTATCAGCTACTGAAGTCGGTTCTTTGATAGCCATTGGTCCCCAAGATTCATGTGAATTCTTTCATGACCCCTCAATGAAATCAAG TAATGCTGGTCAAGTAAGGAAAAGTTTGTCAATTAAGCCTCATAGCAATGGCTACTTTGTCTCTCTGT CTGTTGTTAACTCCGTGTTAAATACCAAAGACAATTTTAGTGTTCCTGTTACAACTGCTGAGTTTGCTGTGATGAAGACAGCTTGCAGT TTTGCATTGCCACACATTATGGGTTGGGATCGTCTAACTAATCAGCAGTCCAGTGGGACAGTCAGCTTTCAACCAAAGATGAACTCACAAATTTTAGACTTGGAGTGGGAAAAGTGA
- the LOC11430582 gene encoding protein EIN4, producing MDKGFSSSLLLLLLLMISSLVISVYGIDGEYVHCNCDDDDHGIWSVQSILVCQKVSDFFIAIAYFSIPLELLYFVSYSNVPFKLVFLQFVAFIVLCGLTHLLNAYTYYGPHSFQLFLSLTVAKFLTALVSCATAITFPTLIPLLLKIKVREFFLKQNVLELGQEVGIMKKQKEASWHVRMLTREIRKSLDKHTILYTTLVELSKALELHNCAVWMPDEDRRVMHLTHELKPNPAKSFHSSISVNDLDVLEIRKSKGVTILRPDSALGAASSGESGDSGAVAATRMPILHVSNFKGGTPEFVETSYAILVLVLPKSNSRAWTHHEMEIVEVVADQVAVALSHASVLEESQLMRQELKEQNRALQQAQKHAMMARQARSSFEKVMSHGMRRPLHSILGLLSMFQEDNIRSEQKIVVDTILKISNSLSRLINDVMEISANDKGSFQLELKHFHLHSMLREASCIAKCLCVYKGFGLEIDVQRSLPDMVIGDEARSFQLILHMIGYLLNLYDRGTLIFRVSFESDTADKDDRSSGILRSSMQNDNVHIKFNFQITGTSSHSDGPILNSSCASRMPHSNEPKEGLSFSICKTLVQMMEGNIWISPNSLGLAQGMTLLLKFQLGSSHGRFVLANKDFSNQQFRGLNVILADDDNVNRTVTKKLLEKLGCQVTAVSSGFDCLAAITASSIPFKIILLDLQMPEMDGFEVARKIRKFQSRNWPLIIALTASAEERIKERCLQVGMNGLIRKPILLHEIANEIRTVLLRAGEKF from the exons ATGGATAAAgggttttcttcttctttgttgttATTGCTATTGTTGATGATTAGTTCTCTTGTGATATCTGTTTATGGGATTGATGGTGAATATGTACATTGCAactgtgatgatgatgatcatggGATTTGGAGTGTACAAAGTATTTTGGTTTGTCAAAAAGTCAGTGACTTTTTCATTGCTATTGCATATTTTTCAATACCCCTTGAGCTTCTTTACTTTGTTAGCTACTCCAATGTTCCATTTAAATTGGTATTTCTCCAGTTTGTTGCCTTTATAGTTCTATGTGGTTTGACCCATTTACTCAATGCCTATACTTACTATGGCCCTCATTCCTTTCAATTGTTTCTATCTCTCACTGTTGCTAAATTCCTCACTGCCCTTGTTTCATGTGCCACTGcaattacttttcccaccttgATTCCTCTTCTTTTGAAAATCAAGGTGAGGGAGTTTTTCTTGAAGCAGAATGTGTTGGAATTGGGACAGGAGGTTGGGATTATGAAGAAACAGAAGGAGGCTAGTTGGCATGTTAGGATGTTGACCCGCGAGATTAGGAAGTCTTTGGATAAGCATACAATTTTGTATACCACACTTGTTGAGCTTTCCAAGGCCTTGGAGTTGCATAATTGTGCGGTTTGGATGCCTGATGAGGATAGAAGGGTGATGCATTTGACTCATGAGTTGAAGCCCAATCCGGCGAAGAGTTTTCATAGTTCCATTTCTGTAAATGATTTGGATGTGTTAGAGATAAGAAAGAGCAAGGGGGTGACGATTTTGAGGCCTGATTCTGCACTCGGAGCTGCCAGTAGTGGTGAATCTGGGGACTCGGGTGCTGTAGCAGCCACTCGTATGCCGATACTTCATGTTTCGAATTTCAAAGGAGGGACACCGGAGTTTGTTGAGACATCTTATGCTATACTAGTTTTGGTTCTTCCGAAATCGAACTCAAGGGCTTGGACCCACCATGAGATGGAGATAGTGGAGGTAGTTGCTGACCAGGTTGCTGTGGCCTTGTCTCATGCATCTGTTCTTGAAGAGTCTCAGCTAATGAGACAGGAACTGAAAGAGCAAAACCGGGCGTTGCAACAGGCACAAAAGCATGCAATGATGGCCCGCCAGGCAAGGAGCTCATTTGAGAAAGTGATGAGCCATGGAATGAGGAGACCGTTGCATTCAATCCTGGGCTTGCTTTCAATGTTTCAAGAGGATAATATAAGATCTGAACAGAAGATTGTGGTTGATACAATATTGAAAATTAGCAATTCGCTCTCGCGTTTGATAAATGATGTAATGGAAATTTCAGCCAACGACAAAGGAAGTTTCCAGTTAGAGTTGAAACATTTCCATCTACATTCCATGCTGAGGGAAGCTTCATGCATTGCCAAGTGTTTGTGTGTGTATAAAGGCTTTGGTCTTGAAATTGACGTGCAGAGATCCTTGCCTGATATGGTAATAGGTGATGAAGCAAGGTCTTTTCAGTTAATTTTGCATATGATTGGCTATTTATTGAACTTATATGATAGAGGGACTCTCATTTTCCGAGTTTCTTTTGAAAGTGATACCGCAGATAAGGATGATAGAAGTTCTGGAATATTGAGATCAAGCATGCAAAATGATAATGtgcatataaaatttaatttccaGATAACTGGTACTAGTTCCCATTCAGATGGACCAATTTTAAATAGTAGTTGTGCTAGTAGGATGCCCCACAGTAATGAACCTAAGGAGGGCCTAAGTTTCAGCATTTGCAAAACACTGGTGCAG ATGATGGAAGGTAATATCTGGATATCACCAAACTCTCTGGGTTTGGCACAAGGGATGACACTTCTTCTCAAGTTTCAATTAGGATCATCGCATGGAAGATTCGTTCTTGCTAACAAAGATTTTTCAAACCAACAGTTTAGAGGTCTTAACGTTATTTTAGCTGATGATGATAATGTAAACAGGACTGTAACTAAGAAGCTGCTTGAGAAGCTGGGTTGTCAAGTAACCGCCGTTTCATCGGGTTTTGATTGTTTGGCTGCTATAACTGCCTCCAGTATACCATTCAAAATCATCCTATTGGATCTTCAAATGCCTGAAATGGACGGTTTTGAAGTTGCAAGGAAGATTCGGAAGTTCCAAAGCCGAAATTGGCCCTTGATTATTGCTCTTACAGCAAGTGCAGAAGAACGCATAAAGGAGAGATGCCTGCAGGTGGGAATGAATGGATTGATTCGAAAACCTATCCTTCTTCACGAGATAGCTAATGAAATTAGAACAGTCCTGCTACGTGCAGGTGAAAAgttctaa